In Anaerolineales bacterium, the following proteins share a genomic window:
- a CDS encoding acyl-CoA dehydrogenase: MTKPTFKWDDPFLLNDQLTDEERMIRDAARKYCQEKLMPRILEANRKEIFHREIMDEMGSLGFLGSTIPEEYGGAGLNHVAYGLIAREVERVDSGYRSAMSVQSSLVMYPIYTYGTEEQRKKYLPNLASGKWVGCFGLTEPNHGSDPASMESRAKKVDGGYVLQGNKLWITNSPIADVFVVWAKLDGEIRGFILEKGMKGLSAPKIEGKFSLRASSTGEIVMNEVFVPDENMFPNVKGLGGPFGCLNKARYGIAWGALGAAEFCWHAARQYTLDRPQFGRPLAANQIIQWKLANMMTEITLGLQGALRVGRLIDEGKSTPEMISLVKRNSCGKALEIARTSRDMHGGNGVSDEFHVIRHVMNLEAVNTYEGTHDIHALILGRAQTGIQAFS, translated from the coding sequence ATGACCAAACCAACCTTCAAATGGGACGATCCCTTTCTGCTCAACGACCAACTCACCGACGAAGAGCGGATGATCCGCGACGCGGCGCGCAAGTATTGCCAGGAGAAATTGATGCCGCGCATCCTCGAAGCGAACCGCAAGGAAATCTTCCACCGCGAGATCATGGATGAGATGGGGAGCCTCGGGTTTTTGGGATCAACCATCCCTGAGGAGTATGGAGGCGCAGGGTTGAATCACGTTGCATACGGCTTGATCGCCCGTGAGGTCGAGCGCGTGGACAGCGGGTATCGCTCCGCCATGTCGGTGCAGAGTTCGCTGGTGATGTATCCGATCTACACCTATGGGACAGAAGAACAACGAAAAAAATATCTGCCGAATCTGGCAAGCGGAAAATGGGTCGGTTGTTTCGGGCTGACCGAGCCGAATCACGGCAGCGACCCCGCCAGCATGGAATCCCGCGCCAAAAAAGTGGATGGCGGTTATGTTTTGCAAGGCAACAAGCTGTGGATCACGAATTCACCGATTGCCGATGTGTTCGTGGTTTGGGCAAAACTTGATGGCGAGATTCGTGGATTCATTTTGGAAAAAGGCATGAAGGGATTGTCCGCGCCGAAGATCGAGGGCAAGTTCAGCCTGCGCGCCAGTTCCACAGGCGAGATCGTGATGAACGAAGTGTTCGTGCCTGATGAAAATATGTTTCCGAACGTCAAAGGGTTGGGAGGTCCGTTCGGGTGCTTGAACAAGGCGCGCTATGGGATTGCGTGGGGCGCGCTCGGCGCGGCGGAATTCTGCTGGCACGCGGCGCGGCAATACACGCTGGACCGTCCGCAGTTTGGGCGTCCGTTGGCGGCGAACCAGATCATTCAATGGAAACTGGCGAACATGATGACGGAGATAACGCTGGGATTACAAGGCGCATTGCGTGTGGGACGATTGATTGACGAGGGCAAGTCCACGCCCGAAATGATCTCGCTCGTCAAACGCAATTCATGCGGCAAGGCATTGGAGATCGCCCGCACCTCGCGCGATATGCACGGCGGCAACGGCGTCTCGGATGAGTTCCATGTGATTCGGCACGTGATGAATTTGGAGGCGGTGAACACCTACGAGGGGACGCATGACATCCACGCGTTGATTTTGGGCAGGGCGCAAACGGGGATTCAGGCGTTCTCTTAA
- a CDS encoding DegV family protein, producing the protein MKLGIVADSTCDLPIHLIEQHGLEVVPSILILDGKEYADGVGISREDFYKRLAALPSQVTTAAPSIGDFASRYDSLLSRGCDHILSIHAAGTLTAIINVARQAAHDFPNKITIVDSGSLSLGLGFQVLAAAESADLGLQAALDAVESTRKRLSVFAALDTMENLKRSGRVPGVVAQLGGLLSIKPVVEIKDGSVKPIGATRTTKQSDERMLNLLLEVGEMERLAILHTNAPARAKNLLNGLMDRQRMSVPRDILFVNVTAVIGTHLGANGLGFAAVRSVIARRA; encoded by the coding sequence ATGAAACTCGGCATCGTCGCCGATTCTACGTGCGACCTCCCAATTCATCTGATCGAACAACATGGACTCGAAGTTGTCCCGTCCATTTTGATTCTCGACGGGAAAGAATACGCGGATGGAGTCGGAATCTCGCGCGAAGACTTTTACAAGCGACTCGCTGCGCTTCCTTCGCAGGTGACAACTGCCGCGCCTTCGATCGGCGATTTCGCGTCCCGCTACGACTCCCTCCTCTCGCGTGGTTGCGACCACATCCTCTCCATCCACGCCGCAGGGACGCTGACCGCCATCATCAACGTCGCGCGCCAAGCCGCGCACGACTTCCCAAATAAAATCACAATCGTGGATAGCGGCTCGCTTTCATTAGGTCTCGGCTTTCAAGTCCTCGCGGCGGCTGAGTCGGCTGACCTCGGTCTGCAAGCCGCGCTCGACGCGGTCGAATCGACGCGTAAGCGTTTATCCGTTTTCGCCGCGCTGGATACGATGGAGAATCTCAAACGCAGTGGGCGCGTCCCTGGCGTGGTCGCGCAATTGGGCGGACTGTTGTCCATCAAACCAGTGGTTGAAATTAAAGACGGAAGCGTCAAACCCATCGGCGCGACACGCACGACGAAACAATCCGATGAACGCATGTTGAACCTGTTACTCGAAGTGGGCGAAATGGAACGGCTGGCGATCCTGCACACAAATGCCCCCGCCCGCGCAAAAAATTTGCTGAATGGGTTGATGGATCGCCAGCGTATGTCGGTGCCGCGCGATATTTTGTTTGTCAATGTGACTGCAGTGATCGGAACGCATTTGGGCGCGAACGGTCTAGGCTTTGCGGCGGTTCGGTCCGTCATTGCGAGGAGGGCGTAG
- a CDS encoding YwbE family protein: MNTSNVPSRSNIKAGMTVLMVLKQNQLTGKLTKGIVKDILTKSPNHPHGIKVRLQSGLVGRVKEIVEE, from the coding sequence ATGAACACCAGCAACGTTCCATCTCGCTCCAACATCAAAGCCGGCATGACCGTGCTAATGGTATTGAAACAGAATCAACTCACCGGAAAACTTACCAAGGGAATCGTGAAAGACATCCTCACCAAATCGCCGAACCATCCGCATGGGATCAAAGTCCGTTTGCAAAGCGGGCTGGTCGGGCGCGTCAAGGAAATTGTCGAAGAATGA
- a CDS encoding transglycosylase domain-containing protein: MTNNEEDRSKKIRRLLDSEAETRAETPIEPRKDESEEQQATTKASVPRKTPTPPPYGEGGHISLDENNMPLPRRVHEVDLEGTRVSPVAYEPASRPRGMTETRRVSPPSQPRKTQSASFDWNSIDWKRAGGCLARISVLALFGIVILAIIGGSALIYTYYSIARTLPSVDDLKNRASQFETTRILDRNGNLLYEILDPTAGRRTYVTLDRISPALVAATIATEDKDFYDHPGFDVWAIVRALWENYQTDGQGGGASTITQQLARALLLSPEERAQRTYQRKMREIILAAEITRRYSKDEILELYLNEIYYGNLAYGIEAAAETYFSKTANQLTLAEASFLAGLPQSPSVYDIYTNRDVTLARQQQVLVLMFGLSQQRGCIAVSNSETPICVDQVAAVQAADDIKSRNFVVPSINAKYPHWVNFVRSELEKQYDAQTIYRSGFIVYTTIDPTLQNEAQRLVTEQLATLTDKNAKNGALVAIKPSTGEILAMVGSPDFNNDAIAGQINMADSATRQPGSSIKPITYVAAFEKGWTPSTLIWDVPTDFPDGANPPYSPVNYDGKYHGPMTVRTALSNSFNIPAVKALEFVGVYDNPNTPEKDGMIAMAERLGITSLTGNQYGLALTLGGGEVSLLNMTSAFSVFANGGVKVPPVAILKIVDFEGNVIYEYEPPQGEQVIRPEHAFLISSILSDNQARSWMFGPNSVLNLPFQVAAKTGTAGDPRGADGVNVYDNWTLGYTPDLATGVWVGNADYTPMINTSGTTGAAPIWSQFMTFAVPVVSPNNTPRPFTIPPGITERIICAVSGAEPSKWCKGGQRSEFYASDQLPLPASQDLLRQTEIDTWTGLIAGNACPDFDKEELVMNVKDEWARKWLRTGDGRDWLESHDMPRNPFFAPDRECSADDPRPILEFSNLNDNDVITETKLVIKGVIDVTKGDFTGWRLEVGAGDDPDDWTTLAQGANKIESNGEIFTWDLKDVTNNKITLRIYLLNGEEFYAEKRITLTLDLPTPTPEPTATPSITPLPPTDAPTATPSETPTPPPPTETPTPSATPTGP, translated from the coding sequence ATGACCAACAACGAAGAAGACCGTTCAAAAAAAATAAGACGATTGCTTGACTCCGAAGCCGAGACGCGCGCCGAGACTCCCATCGAACCAAGGAAGGATGAATCGGAGGAACAGCAAGCGACAACTAAGGCAAGCGTCCCGCGAAAAACGCCCACACCTCCTCCATACGGGGAGGGCGGTCACATCTCGTTGGATGAAAACAACATGCCGCTTCCGCGCCGCGTCCATGAGGTGGATTTGGAGGGGACGCGCGTGTCGCCCGTCGCGTATGAACCGGCAAGCCGTCCGCGTGGGATGACCGAGACGCGCCGCGTCTCGCCGCCGAGTCAGCCGCGTAAAACTCAATCCGCATCATTCGATTGGAACTCCATTGATTGGAAGCGCGCGGGCGGATGTCTCGCTCGAATCTCCGTCCTGGCGCTGTTCGGCATAGTCATCCTTGCCATTATCGGCGGTTCGGCATTGATCTACACCTACTACTCCATCGCGCGGACTCTCCCTAGCGTAGACGATCTGAAGAACCGCGCCTCGCAATTCGAGACCACGCGTATTCTGGATAGAAACGGGAATCTCCTGTACGAAATTCTCGACCCGACCGCGGGACGAAGAACGTACGTCACGCTCGATCGAATTTCTCCCGCGCTCGTCGCGGCGACGATAGCCACCGAAGATAAGGACTTTTACGATCATCCCGGTTTCGACGTGTGGGCGATCGTCCGCGCGTTGTGGGAAAACTATCAAACTGACGGGCAGGGCGGAGGCGCGTCCACGATCACGCAACAGTTAGCGCGCGCGCTTCTCCTTTCGCCCGAAGAACGCGCCCAGCGGACGTATCAGCGCAAGATGCGTGAGATCATCCTTGCCGCCGAGATCACGCGCCGCTATTCAAAAGACGAAATCCTCGAGTTGTATCTCAACGAGATCTATTACGGCAACCTCGCCTACGGGATCGAAGCCGCGGCGGAAACCTATTTCAGCAAGACGGCGAATCAATTGACCCTTGCGGAGGCATCCTTCCTCGCAGGTCTGCCGCAATCGCCGTCGGTCTACGATATTTACACGAACCGCGATGTGACCCTCGCGCGCCAGCAACAAGTGCTTGTGCTGATGTTCGGGCTGAGTCAACAGCGCGGCTGTATCGCCGTCAGCAACAGCGAAACGCCCATTTGTGTGGATCAAGTCGCGGCGGTGCAAGCGGCGGACGATATTAAATCGCGTAACTTCGTCGTGCCAAGCATCAATGCGAAATATCCGCATTGGGTGAACTTCGTCCGCTCGGAGTTGGAGAAGCAGTACGACGCACAGACCATTTATCGTTCGGGGTTCATCGTCTACACCACCATTGACCCGACGCTTCAAAACGAAGCGCAAAGGCTGGTCACAGAACAACTAGCGACCCTCACCGACAAGAACGCCAAGAACGGCGCGCTCGTGGCGATCAAACCTTCGACCGGAGAAATCCTCGCCATGGTCGGCTCGCCTGATTTCAACAACGACGCCATCGCGGGACAGATCAACATGGCGGATAGCGCCACGCGTCAGCCCGGCTCTTCGATCAAGCCCATCACCTACGTCGCCGCGTTCGAAAAAGGCTGGACTCCTTCTACGTTGATCTGGGATGTGCCGACGGATTTCCCCGATGGAGCAAATCCACCGTACTCGCCGGTCAACTATGACGGAAAATATCACGGTCCCATGACCGTACGCACCGCGCTCTCTAACTCCTTCAACATCCCTGCGGTGAAAGCGCTGGAATTCGTCGGCGTATACGACAACCCGAACACGCCCGAAAAAGACGGCATGATCGCCATGGCGGAACGACTCGGCATCACCAGCCTTACCGGCAATCAATACGGACTCGCGCTCACCCTCGGCGGCGGCGAAGTGAGCCTGCTCAATATGACCTCCGCTTTTTCCGTATTTGCGAACGGCGGCGTGAAAGTTCCGCCGGTTGCGATCTTGAAGATCGTTGACTTCGAAGGCAATGTCATCTACGAATACGAGCCGCCGCAGGGCGAACAAGTGATTCGACCTGAACATGCTTTCCTCATTTCATCCATTCTTTCCGACAACCAAGCCCGCTCGTGGATGTTCGGACCGAACTCCGTGCTGAACCTCCCGTTCCAAGTCGCGGCAAAGACCGGCACCGCCGGCGACCCGCGCGGCGCAGATGGAGTGAACGTGTACGACAACTGGACATTGGGCTACACTCCTGATCTTGCCACCGGCGTGTGGGTCGGCAACGCCGATTACACGCCGATGATCAACACCTCCGGCACCACCGGCGCCGCGCCGATCTGGTCGCAGTTCATGACGTTCGCTGTGCCGGTCGTCAGCCCGAACAACACGCCTAGACCGTTTACCATCCCGCCGGGCATCACGGAACGGATCATCTGCGCGGTTTCCGGCGCCGAACCGTCCAAGTGGTGCAAGGGCGGTCAGCGCAGTGAGTTCTACGCCAGCGACCAACTGCCTCTCCCTGCCTCGCAAGACCTGTTACGCCAGACCGAAATTGACACATGGACGGGTCTGATCGCGGGCAATGCCTGTCCCGATTTCGACAAAGAAGAACTCGTGATGAACGTCAAAGACGAATGGGCTCGCAAGTGGCTCCGCACCGGCGATGGGCGTGACTGGCTCGAATCACACGACATGCCGCGCAATCCGTTCTTCGCGCCCGACCGCGAATGTTCCGCCGACGATCCGCGTCCCATTCTCGAATTTTCCAACCTCAACGACAACGATGTCATCACAGAAACAAAACTCGTTATCAAAGGCGTGATTGACGTGACCAAGGGCGATTTCACCGGCTGGCGGCTCGAAGTCGGCGCGGGAGACGACCCGGACGATTGGACGACCCTCGCGCAAGGCGCCAACAAAATTGAATCGAACGGCGAAATCTTCACATGGGATTTGAAGGATGTAACGAACAACAAGATCACACTGCGGATCTATCTCCTCAATGGAGAGGAATTCTACGCCGAAAAACGCATCACACTGACGTTGGACCTGCCTACCCCTACCCCCGAGCCGACCGCCACCCCGAGCATTACCCCGCTCCCGCCCACGGACGCGCCTACTGCTACCCCATCCGAAACGCCAACGCCGCCTCCGCCGACCGAGACGCCCACACCAAGCGCAACACCAACGGGACCATAG
- a CDS encoding MaoC/PaaZ C-terminal domain-containing protein — translation MGKYFEEFNVGEKITTEKRTITEADIMQFATLTGDDNRIHTDPEFSKTTPFGKQIAHGVLGLSYALGLAWQTGILDGTVIAFREINEWKFVKPVFIGDAIYAEMETTETKALPRIGGGSVKISVEIKNQDGEVCHRGMWTVLMMSKPS, via the coding sequence ATGGGCAAATACTTTGAAGAGTTCAATGTCGGGGAAAAGATAACAACCGAAAAGCGGACGATCACTGAAGCGGATATTATGCAGTTCGCCACGCTGACCGGTGACGACAATCGCATCCACACCGACCCGGAGTTTAGCAAAACGACTCCGTTCGGGAAGCAGATCGCGCACGGGGTTTTGGGGTTGTCGTACGCGTTGGGCTTGGCATGGCAGACGGGCATTTTGGATGGCACGGTGATCGCTTTCCGTGAGATCAATGAATGGAAGTTCGTCAAGCCGGTCTTTATCGGCGATGCGATTTATGCGGAAATGGAAACAACGGAGACCAAAGCCTTGCCGCGCATCGGAGGAGGCTCGGTGAAGATTTCGGTCGAGATCAAGAATCAGGACGGCGAAGTCTGTCATCGCGGGATGTGGACGGTGTTGATGATGAGCAAACCATCTTGA
- a CDS encoding cyclic-di-AMP receptor, whose product MNDIKHLMLAVVQEQDQETATRALEKLNLHVAFFASAGGFLGRRNATLLIGLREGHAEAAIKTLEEACRQRIEYLTLPLEGSPLPMPAPVPVTVGGATIFALPVERVEEL is encoded by the coding sequence ATGAATGACATCAAACACTTGATGCTTGCCGTTGTGCAGGAACAGGATCAGGAGACCGCCACGCGCGCGCTGGAGAAACTCAACTTGCATGTGGCGTTCTTCGCCAGCGCGGGCGGATTCCTCGGTCGGCGGAACGCGACGCTGTTGATCGGCTTGCGCGAGGGCCATGCCGAGGCGGCGATCAAAACGCTCGAAGAAGCCTGCCGCCAGCGGATCGAATATCTCACACTTCCTCTTGAAGGCTCACCATTGCCCATGCCCGCGCCTGTTCCCGTCACAGTTGGAGGCGCGACGATCTTTGCCTTGCCCGTAGAACGAGTGGAAGAATTATAA
- a CDS encoding cyclic-di-AMP receptor: MKMIILIVKDHDADHVTQALTSSDYRVTRVASTGGFLRSGMVTLLLGVDDERVDSAIELIREKVSKAPAGEKRATLFVVPVEKFEQV; this comes from the coding sequence ATGAAAATGATCATTCTCATCGTCAAAGATCACGACGCAGACCATGTGACGCAAGCTCTCACCTCGTCCGACTATCGCGTGACGCGCGTCGCCTCCACTGGCGGATTCCTCCGCAGTGGCATGGTCACCCTGCTCCTTGGCGTGGACGACGAACGTGTCGATTCCGCCATCGAGTTGATCCGCGAGAAAGTCAGCAAAGCGCCAGCGGGAGAAAAGCGCGCCACGTTGTTCGTTGTCCCAGTGGAAAAGTTCGAGCAGGTTTGA
- a CDS encoding ROK family protein produces the protein MGSVKLFGGIEGGGTKFNCIVGTSPDDIRREERFPTTTPNETLDEAIRFFQQAEADFGNLAALGIASFGPLDVQPASPTFGFILPTTKPHWSNFNILGKLKSAFDIPIALDTDVNGAAFGEWTWGAAQGLDTFIYLTIGTGVGGGAMVNGKLLHGLLHPEMGHIQIPHDKEHDPYEGWCPFHKDCFEGLASGPAIEARWGQKAETLPQNHLAWDLEAHYIALALSNFIVTLSPQRIILGGGVSTQKFIFPMIRQKVLENLNGYIQSPAVNEKIDEYIVPPALGTRSGMLGAIALAQKI, from the coding sequence ATGGGGTCCGTAAAACTTTTCGGCGGCATCGAGGGCGGCGGCACAAAATTCAATTGCATCGTGGGAACTTCGCCCGACGACATCCGCCGTGAAGAACGATTCCCCACCACAACTCCAAACGAAACGCTGGATGAAGCGATTCGATTCTTCCAACAAGCCGAAGCGGATTTTGGCAACCTCGCCGCGTTGGGGATTGCGAGCTTCGGTCCTCTCGACGTTCAGCCTGCCTCGCCCACCTTCGGCTTTATCCTCCCCACGACAAAACCCCACTGGTCGAACTTCAACATCCTCGGCAAACTGAAATCCGCCTTCGACATTCCCATCGCGCTCGACACGGACGTGAACGGTGCGGCATTCGGCGAATGGACATGGGGCGCCGCGCAAGGACTCGACACATTCATCTACCTCACCATCGGCACAGGCGTCGGCGGCGGAGCGATGGTCAACGGAAAACTCTTGCATGGATTGTTACATCCCGAAATGGGACACATCCAAATCCCACACGACAAAGAACACGACCCATACGAAGGCTGGTGTCCGTTCCACAAGGATTGTTTCGAGGGGCTGGCATCGGGTCCCGCCATCGAAGCGCGCTGGGGGCAAAAAGCCGAAACGCTTCCGCAAAATCATCTCGCCTGGGATTTGGAAGCGCATTACATTGCTCTCGCTCTTTCAAATTTCATCGTAACCCTCTCCCCGCAACGCATCATCCTCGGCGGAGGTGTGTCAACGCAGAAGTTTATCTTCCCCATGATTCGACAAAAGGTTCTTGAAAATTTAAACGGCTACATTCAATCGCCCGCTGTGAATGAAAAGATTGACGAATACATCGTCCCGCCCGCGTTGGGGACGCGCTCGGGGATGTTGGGCGCGATTGCGCTGGCGCAAAAGATATAA
- the panC gene encoding pantoate--beta-alanine ligase, producing the protein MRSLSTLDELRKTRFSLDGTVGLVPTMGFLHEGHLSLVRRARDECDHVIVSIFVNPTQFGPQEDLAKYPRDLERDFRLIEPLTDLVWTPSAETMYPTGYQTWVEVEAVARPLEGTMRPGHFKGVTTVVAKLFNAVQPHKAYFGQKDAQQVAVIRQMTRDLNFPIEIVVCPTTREPDGLAMSSRNVYLDAKQRQAATVLFRSLSAAKELFEAGERDAEKVRGKMKEVLASEPLAEPQYVSCADYDTLEELDTVKGKALLSMAVFIGKTRLIDNFVLG; encoded by the coding sequence ATGCGAAGCCTCTCTACACTGGATGAACTACGGAAAACCCGCTTCTCTCTCGACGGGACGGTTGGTCTCGTCCCCACCATGGGATTCCTCCACGAGGGGCATCTCTCCCTCGTCCGCCGCGCAAGGGACGAATGCGACCACGTGATCGTTTCCATCTTCGTCAACCCGACCCAATTCGGACCGCAGGAGGACCTCGCCAAGTATCCGCGCGACCTTGAACGAGATTTCCGCCTGATCGAGCCGCTCACCGACCTCGTGTGGACTCCGTCAGCGGAGACCATGTATCCTACGGGCTACCAAACGTGGGTAGAGGTCGAAGCGGTGGCGCGTCCGCTGGAAGGGACGATGAGACCAGGTCACTTCAAAGGCGTGACGACCGTCGTCGCCAAGTTGTTCAACGCCGTCCAGCCGCACAAGGCGTACTTCGGGCAGAAGGATGCCCAGCAGGTAGCCGTCATCCGCCAGATGACGCGGGATTTGAATTTTCCCATCGAGATCGTCGTTTGCCCAACGACGCGTGAGCCTGACGGTTTGGCGATGTCGAGCCGCAACGTGTATTTGGATGCGAAACAGAGGCAAGCCGCGACCGTGCTGTTCCGTTCGTTGAGCGCGGCGAAGGAATTGTTTGAGGCGGGCGAGCGGGATGCGGAGAAGGTGAGGGGAAAGATGAAAGAAGTTCTGGCGAGTGAGCCGCTCGCCGAGCCGCAATACGTCTCCTGCGCCGATTACGACACGCTCGAAGAGTTGGATACGGTAAAGGGCAAAGCACTGCTTTCAATGGCGGTGTTCATCGGCAAGACGCGGTTGATTGATAATTTTGTGTTGGGGTGA
- a CDS encoding single-stranded DNA-binding protein, which yields MPALNRVQLIGYLGKDPESKFTPTGKKVAHFSVAVTQRWKSSGESKEYTEWVNIEAWGRLGEICQQYLKKGSLTYIEGRLKTDKYDDKGETKYYTKVVALAMQMLDRKPSDEPVMTVEEEAADYEA from the coding sequence ATGCCAGCATTAAACCGTGTGCAACTGATCGGTTACTTGGGCAAGGACCCCGAAAGCAAGTTCACACCCACAGGCAAGAAGGTCGCCCATTTCAGCGTGGCGGTGACGCAACGCTGGAAGTCGAGCGGCGAAAGCAAGGAATACACTGAGTGGGTCAACATCGAAGCGTGGGGGCGGCTCGGGGAGATCTGCCAGCAGTACCTCAAAAAGGGAAGCCTGACGTACATCGAAGGTCGTTTGAAGACCGACAAGTACGATGACAAGGGCGAGACCAAGTACTACACCAAGGTCGTTGCCCTCGCCATGCAGATGCTCGACCGCAAACCCAGCGACGAGCCTGTGATGACGGTAGAAGAAGAAGCCGCCGATTACGAGGCGTAA
- a CDS encoding M3 family oligoendopeptidase — protein sequence MAYKIKKWNLDELFAGFDSPELNAAFDNVEEQVASFEGLRGKLKSDIDAETFMEAVKASDAMSRIVNRIYAFAGLSFAEDTQNQNAQSLMGRVQQFAAEMQNRVLFFSLWWKDVDDANAERLMSGSGDYRYYLEEMRRFKPHTLSEPEEKVVNLKDVTGSNALVNLYDAITNRYVFKLKVNGKVQELTRAQLQPFIQGSDPKMRAAAYQENLRVFGQDGPILGQMYQTRARDWHNENVKMRNFKSAMSVRNLANDVPDEAVNALLDVTKKNAKVFQRYFKMKAKHLGVTKLRRYDIYAPVAKSDKPFDFDKAANMVIESFSAFDPKIGELARRVFDKDHLDSEVRKGKQGGAFCASINPEDTPFVLMNYTGRARDVATLAHELGHAIHAMLASHHTAFTFHSSLPLAETASTFGEMMLTEKLLSEEKDESVRRDILFKQMDDAFATILRQIYFALFEREAHEMAQKNASVDELSAAYLANLKEQFGDAVEVSDDFKWEWVSIPHIYHTPFYVYAYAFGQLLVFSLYQQFKAEGDSFKPKYLKILSAGGSEAPAKILGDAGIDIRDPKFWQGGFDVLSRMVDELEKLPVEKKSKPKKAVAKKAMAKKKSAKPAKKKAKR from the coding sequence ATGGCTTACAAGATCAAAAAATGGAATTTGGACGAACTGTTCGCGGGTTTCGACAGCCCCGAACTAAACGCCGCGTTCGACAACGTGGAGGAACAGGTCGCGTCGTTCGAGGGGTTGCGCGGCAAGCTCAAGTCCGATATTGACGCGGAAACTTTCATGGAGGCGGTGAAGGCGTCCGATGCGATGTCGAGAATCGTGAATCGAATCTATGCCTTCGCTGGGCTGTCTTTCGCCGAGGACACGCAGAACCAGAACGCGCAGAGCCTGATGGGGCGCGTGCAACAGTTCGCGGCGGAGATGCAGAACCGCGTTTTGTTTTTCAGCCTGTGGTGGAAAGACGTGGACGACGCCAATGCCGAACGGTTGATGAGCGGCTCGGGCGATTATCGTTATTATCTCGAAGAGATGCGTCGCTTCAAGCCGCACACGTTGAGCGAGCCAGAGGAAAAGGTGGTCAACCTCAAAGATGTGACTGGCTCGAACGCGCTGGTCAACTTGTACGATGCGATCACGAATCGCTACGTTTTCAAATTAAAGGTGAACGGCAAAGTGCAGGAACTGACGCGCGCGCAACTCCAGCCGTTCATTCAGGGATCGGATCCGAAAATGCGCGCGGCAGCGTACCAAGAAAACTTACGCGTGTTCGGGCAGGACGGTCCCATCCTTGGGCAGATGTATCAGACCCGCGCCCGCGACTGGCACAATGAAAATGTCAAGATGCGCAACTTCAAGAGCGCTATGTCGGTGCGGAATTTGGCGAACGATGTCCCCGATGAAGCCGTGAACGCGTTACTCGACGTGACGAAGAAGAACGCCAAAGTCTTCCAACGCTATTTCAAGATGAAGGCGAAGCATCTCGGCGTGACGAAACTCCGCCGCTACGATATTTATGCGCCCGTTGCAAAATCGGACAAGCCGTTCGATTTCGATAAAGCCGCAAACATGGTCATCGAATCGTTCAGCGCGTTCGACCCGAAGATCGGCGAACTCGCCCGCCGCGTGTTCGACAAAGACCACCTCGATAGCGAAGTCCGCAAGGGCAAACAGGGCGGCGCGTTCTGCGCGTCGATCAACCCCGAAGACACGCCGTTCGTGTTGATGAACTACACGGGTCGCGCCCGCGACGTGGCGACTCTCGCGCACGAACTTGGTCACGCCATCCATGCGATGCTCGCCTCACATCACACGGCGTTCACCTTCCACTCGTCGCTTCCGCTGGCGGAAACCGCCTCCACTTTCGGCGAGATGATGCTCACCGAAAAATTGCTCTCGGAGGAAAAAGACGAATCGGTCCGACGGGACATTTTGTTCAAGCAAATGGACGACGCTTTCGCCACCATTCTGCGCCAGATCTACTTTGCGCTCTTCGAACGGGAAGCGCACGAGATGGCGCAGAAGAACGCCTCAGTGGACGAACTCTCAGCCGCGTATCTGGCAAACCTGAAAGAGCAATTCGGCGACGCGGTGGAAGTGAGCGACGACTTCAAATGGGAGTGGGTCTCGATTCCCCACATTTATCACACGCCGTTCTACGTCTATGCATACGCGTTCGGTCAACTGCTCGTCTTTTCCCTCTATCAGCAATTCAAAGCGGAAGGCGACTCGTTCAAGCCGAAGTATCTGAAGATTCTGTCCGCTGGCGGCTCGGAAGCCCCTGCGAAAATCCTCGGCGACGCGGGCATTGACATCCGTGACCCCAAATTCTGGCAAGGCGGATTCGATGTGCTAAGCCGCATGGTGGATGAGTTGGAGAAACTGCCTGTGGAGAAAAAGTCCAAGCCGAAGAAAGCAGTAGCGAAGAAAGCGATGGCAAAGAAGAAATCAGCGAAGCCTGCTAAGAAGAAGGCGAAGAGATAA